A genome region from Flavobacterium sp. includes the following:
- a CDS encoding aminotransferase class I/II-fold pyridoxal phosphate-dependent enzyme, which produces MITTAKRLDTVEEYYFSSKLREVRQLMSEGKSIINMGIGSPDLSPSKAVIEAVAAAIQDENGHGYQSYQGLPEMRQAMADFYRDQFGVEVNPNNEILPLMGSKEGIMHISLAFLNEGDHVLIPNPGYPTYTSVTNLVQAVPVYYDLKEENGWEPDFEALEKLDLSKVKIMWLGYPHMPTGARGSLALFEKLVAFAKKHNILLINDNPYSFVLNDNPMSLLQVEGAKDVALELNSLSKTFNMAGWRVGMVLGNPEIIDAVLKVKSNMDSGMYYGIQKGAIAALKCDKSWFEDQNKIYRRRRELTEKLAEKLNCKVYKEGVGLFVWAKLPEGIESAEKFIDEILYEKHIFITPGTIFGSNGEGYIRFSLCVKEEKVQEAIDRF; this is translated from the coding sequence ATGATTACAACAGCAAAACGATTAGACACAGTTGAAGAATACTACTTCTCATCAAAATTGAGAGAAGTTCGTCAGTTGATGTCTGAAGGAAAATCGATAATCAACATGGGAATTGGAAGCCCTGATTTGAGTCCGTCAAAAGCAGTAATTGAAGCAGTAGCTGCGGCAATTCAAGACGAAAATGGGCATGGCTATCAAAGCTATCAGGGATTGCCAGAAATGAGACAGGCGATGGCAGATTTTTATCGTGATCAGTTTGGTGTTGAAGTGAATCCGAATAATGAGATTTTACCTCTGATGGGTTCAAAAGAAGGAATTATGCACATTTCGTTAGCATTTTTAAATGAAGGCGATCACGTTTTGATTCCGAATCCAGGTTATCCAACTTATACTTCGGTAACCAATTTGGTTCAGGCAGTTCCGGTTTATTACGATTTGAAAGAAGAAAATGGATGGGAACCTGATTTTGAAGCTTTAGAAAAATTAGATCTTTCGAAAGTAAAAATTATGTGGCTGGGTTATCCGCACATGCCAACAGGAGCGAGAGGAAGTTTAGCGTTATTTGAAAAATTGGTAGCATTTGCTAAAAAACACAACATATTATTGATCAACGACAATCCGTATAGTTTTGTTTTGAATGATAATCCGATGAGTTTATTGCAGGTTGAAGGAGCGAAAGATGTAGCTTTAGAATTGAATTCGTTAAGTAAAACATTCAACATGGCAGGCTGGAGAGTCGGAATGGTTTTAGGAAATCCTGAAATTATCGATGCAGTTCTAAAAGTAAAAAGCAACATGGACAGCGGAATGTATTACGGAATTCAAAAAGGTGCAATCGCGGCGTTAAAATGTGATAAATCATGGTTCGAAGACCAAAACAAAATTTACAGACGTCGTAGAGAATTAACGGAGAAGTTAGCTGAAAAGTTAAACTGTAAAGTATATAAAGAAGGAGTTGGGCTTTTTGTCTGGGCAAAACTTCCAGAAGGAATTGAATCAGCAGAAAAGTTCATTGACGAAATATTATATGAGAAACATATTTTCATTACACCGGGAACCATTTTCGGAAGCAACGGCGAAGGATATATCAGATTCTCACTTTGTGTAAAAGAAGAAAAAGTACAGGAAGCGATAGATCGATTTTAG
- a CDS encoding prephenate dehydratase, protein MTTKIAIQGIKGSFHHQVVKEYFSENVDIDECLSFEELIDSLIAGKSDQAVMAIENSIAGPIIPNYALIDKNNLHIIGEHYLNIQQNLMALKGQKIEDIKEVHSHPMALLQCMDFLKQYPNIKLVEDKDTAETARRIQEKQLTGIAAIASETAAEMYDLDIIASSIQTIKNNMTRFVIIKKQNSFLPESEINRASVKFELDHKRGSLAAVLNVMSDCKLNLTKIQSLPKIETPWKYSFFVDVTFEKYEDFAKAKTLLNIMAEYFKVLGEYKNTRP, encoded by the coding sequence ATGACAACGAAAATTGCAATACAAGGTATAAAAGGATCATTTCATCATCAGGTTGTGAAAGAGTATTTCTCTGAAAATGTGGATATTGATGAGTGTTTGTCTTTTGAAGAATTGATCGACAGCCTTATTGCCGGAAAATCTGATCAGGCCGTTATGGCGATCGAAAATTCAATTGCAGGGCCAATTATTCCGAATTATGCTTTGATCGACAAGAATAATTTACATATAATCGGAGAGCATTATTTAAACATTCAGCAAAATTTAATGGCTTTAAAAGGTCAGAAAATTGAAGATATCAAAGAAGTTCATTCGCATCCAATGGCACTTTTGCAGTGTATGGATTTTTTGAAACAATATCCAAATATCAAATTGGTTGAGGATAAAGATACAGCTGAAACAGCAAGAAGAATTCAGGAAAAACAATTAACTGGAATTGCAGCAATTGCAAGTGAAACGGCAGCTGAAATGTATGATCTGGATATTATTGCATCATCGATTCAAACGATCAAAAACAATATGACTCGTTTCGTAATCATCAAAAAGCAAAATTCATTTTTGCCAGAAAGCGAAATCAACAGAGCATCTGTAAAATTTGAATTAGATCATAAAAGAGGAAGCTTAGCAGCGGTTTTAAATGTAATGAGCGACTGTAAACTGAATTTGACAAAAATCCAGTCGCTTCCAAAAATTGAAACGCCTTGGAAATATTCATTTTTTGTAGACGTAACATTCGAGAAATATGAAGATTTTGCAAAAGCCAAAACGTTATTAAACATCATGGCAGAATATTTTAAAGTTTTGGGAGAATATAAAAATACTAGACCTTAA
- a CDS encoding DUF1501 domain-containing protein, with protein MNRRNFLTLTGTFTGGLLVLPDFLHAFGTQQNLVVGEQCVVFLQLNGGNDGLNTFIPYDDPLYYDLRTKIALNKDAVIGKNKGMAFHPSLKDFAQMQQNGDLTVIQNVGYPEPIRSHFRSQEIWQTATDSNKYINEGWLGRFLDLQCNGHQATAGINLDSIDNLALKGVEPNFITVKDPNRFKVKSKEENVTLSQNPHLDFVRKIANSVAEGSDEIQKALAKSKTEISYPKTELSKNLEWIARLIKGNLNSKVYYTSLGGFDTHDNQLSIHERKLTDLNDSLYSFYSDLKQSQLLQNVTIVVFSEFGRRVKDNGNGTDHGTAAPMFIIGGNNKGTILGKNPNLADLDNGDLKYEIDFRSVYASLLKEKMNFDYAKIGITNRPVSGLF; from the coding sequence ATGAACAGAAGAAACTTTCTAACATTGACGGGAACTTTCACAGGTGGATTGCTTGTGCTTCCCGATTTTCTACATGCTTTTGGAACACAACAGAATTTAGTTGTTGGAGAACAATGTGTTGTTTTTTTGCAATTGAATGGAGGAAACGACGGATTGAATACTTTTATTCCATACGATGATCCATTATATTATGATTTGCGAACGAAAATTGCTTTAAATAAAGATGCTGTTATTGGGAAAAATAAAGGAATGGCATTTCATCCTTCGTTGAAAGATTTTGCACAAATGCAGCAAAACGGAGATTTAACGGTAATTCAAAATGTGGGTTATCCTGAACCAATTCGTTCCCATTTTAGAAGTCAGGAAATTTGGCAAACGGCAACTGATTCAAATAAATATATAAATGAAGGCTGGCTCGGAAGATTTCTGGATTTGCAATGCAACGGTCATCAAGCAACGGCAGGAATAAATTTAGATTCGATTGATAATTTAGCTCTAAAAGGCGTTGAACCTAATTTTATAACGGTAAAAGATCCGAATCGATTTAAAGTCAAATCAAAAGAAGAAAATGTGACTTTATCTCAGAATCCGCATTTGGATTTTGTTCGAAAAATTGCCAATTCGGTTGCCGAAGGTTCTGATGAAATTCAGAAAGCTTTGGCAAAATCTAAAACCGAAATCAGTTATCCAAAAACCGAATTATCTAAAAACTTGGAATGGATTGCGAGATTAATAAAAGGAAACTTAAACTCAAAAGTATATTACACATCGCTCGGCGGATTTGATACGCACGATAATCAGCTTTCGATTCATGAACGAAAATTGACTGATTTAAATGACTCTTTATATAGTTTTTATTCTGATTTAAAACAGTCACAATTATTGCAGAATGTCACAATTGTAGTTTTTTCAGAATTTGGACGAAGAGTAAAAGACAACGGCAATGGAACCGATCACGGAACTGCAGCGCCAATGTTTATCATTGGAGGAAATAACAAAGGCACAATTTTAGGTAAAAATCCAAATCTCGCAGACTTAGATAATGGCGATTTAAAATATGAAATAGATTTTAGAAGTGTGTATGCTTCTTTATTAAAAGAGAAAATGAATTTTGATTATGCTAAAATTGGGATTACGAATAGACCTGTTTCTGGATTGTTTTAA